The following are from one region of the Polaribacter marinaquae genome:
- a CDS encoding M13 family metallopeptidase yields the protein MKTFNKVLFTTAIASFAFVACKEEKPEERSAGIIIENMDTSVKASDDFFRHVNGTWIDKTEIPEDRTSWGGFGELRKKTDEDVLTILNDAIAQKDFPKIKDAQGNEIDSDQEKAVNYYQTIMDTVARNKQGKAPVMPFLAKIEEIKTKKDVQNYITNMAPYGGAGFYGFGVYNDLKNSSQYAGYMGGGSLGLSRDYYVDAKVADKLTKYEIFVAKMLQEFGDDEATAKKNAATIVAFETSLAEPMMTKEERRDTRKIYNPMSVAELTKLAPAIDWKAHLEGIGVTDLETIIVTDPAYFKAMSKIFTQRSVEDMKLLFRWNTINSSLSSLSTDLETANWEFYSKEMRGAKKQRARNERALGNLNGAVGEALGKLYVEKMFPPEAKAKAKEMIDNVMLGFEKRIAGLEWMSAETKEKALEKLNKLTVKIAYPDVWKDYSELQVKGLDEGGSYFENSINVTKWNYNKNMAKLGKEVDRTEWGMSPQTVNAYFNPTNNEIVFPAAILQPPFYDYKADEAVNYGGIGAVIGHEISHSFDDSGSRFDGDGNLKNWWTESDSEKFAVIGKQLVKQYSDIIAIDSMHLNGEYTLGENIGDLGGVQAAYEGLQIFLEKSGRPEKIDGYTPEQRFFLSWGTIWRTKMRDEALKNLIMTNTHAPGMYRAYMPLKNVDAFYEAFDVKEGDKMYLKPEERVRIW from the coding sequence ATGAAAACATTTAACAAGGTTCTTTTTACAACTGCAATTGCATCTTTTGCTTTTGTTGCTTGTAAAGAAGAAAAGCCAGAAGAAAGATCTGCCGGTATTATTATTGAAAACATGGATACTTCTGTAAAAGCATCTGACGATTTTTTTAGACACGTAAACGGTACTTGGATCGATAAAACAGAAATTCCAGAAGACAGAACATCTTGGGGTGGTTTTGGTGAGCTACGTAAAAAAACAGATGAAGATGTTTTAACTATTTTAAATGATGCCATAGCGCAAAAAGATTTTCCGAAGATAAAAGATGCACAAGGAAATGAAATAGATTCAGATCAAGAAAAAGCAGTAAACTATTACCAAACAATAATGGATACTGTTGCTAGAAACAAACAAGGTAAAGCACCTGTTATGCCTTTTTTAGCTAAAATAGAAGAAATAAAAACAAAGAAAGATGTACAAAACTACATTACCAATATGGCGCCTTATGGTGGTGCTGGTTTTTATGGTTTTGGCGTTTATAACGATTTAAAAAACAGCAGCCAATATGCAGGGTACATGGGTGGTGGTTCTTTAGGTTTATCTAGAGATTACTACGTAGATGCAAAAGTTGCAGATAAATTGACTAAATACGAAATATTTGTTGCTAAAATGCTTCAAGAATTTGGTGATGATGAAGCTACAGCTAAGAAGAATGCTGCTACAATTGTTGCTTTTGAAACTAGCTTAGCAGAACCAATGATGACAAAGGAAGAACGTAGAGATACACGTAAAATCTACAATCCAATGTCTGTTGCAGAGTTAACAAAATTAGCACCAGCTATCGATTGGAAAGCTCATTTAGAAGGAATTGGTGTTACAGACTTAGAAACAATTATTGTTACAGATCCTGCTTATTTTAAAGCTATGAGTAAAATTTTTACACAAAGATCTGTAGAAGACATGAAATTATTATTCCGTTGGAACACTATAAACAGTTCTTTAAGCTCTTTATCTACAGACTTAGAAACTGCAAATTGGGAGTTTTATAGCAAAGAAATGCGTGGTGCTAAAAAACAACGTGCAAGAAACGAGCGTGCTTTAGGTAACTTAAACGGTGCCGTTGGTGAAGCTTTAGGTAAATTATACGTAGAAAAAATGTTTCCGCCAGAAGCAAAAGCAAAAGCAAAAGAAATGATAGACAATGTAATGTTAGGTTTCGAAAAAAGAATTGCTGGTTTAGAGTGGATGAGTGCAGAAACTAAAGAAAAAGCTTTAGAAAAATTAAATAAATTAACTGTAAAAATTGCGTATCCAGATGTTTGGAAAGACTACTCAGAATTACAAGTTAAAGGTTTAGACGAAGGCGGTTCTTATTTTGAAAACAGTATTAATGTTACAAAATGGAACTACAATAAAAACATGGCTAAACTAGGTAAAGAAGTAGACAGAACAGAATGGGGTATGTCTCCGCAAACTGTAAATGCTTATTTTAATCCTACAAATAACGAAATTGTATTTCCGGCAGCAATTCTACAGCCTCCGTTTTACGATTACAAAGCAGATGAAGCTGTAAATTATGGTGGAATCGGAGCAGTTATTGGTCATGAAATTTCTCACAGTTTCGACGATTCTGGATCACGTTTTGACGGTGACGGAAACCTTAAAAACTGGTGGACAGAATCAGATTCAGAAAAATTTGCAGTAATTGGTAAGCAATTGGTAAAACAATACTCAGATATTATTGCTATTGATTCTATGCACTTAAATGGCGAATATACGTTAGGTGAAAACATTGGCGATTTAGGTGGTGTACAAGCAGCTTACGAAGGTTTACAAATCTTCTTAGAAAAAAGCGGTAGACCAGAAAAAATTGATGGTTATACACCAGAACAACGTTTTTTCCTT